From a single Brassica rapa cultivar Chiifu-401-42 chromosome A01, CAAS_Brap_v3.01, whole genome shotgun sequence genomic region:
- the LOC103828875 gene encoding protein SABRE isoform X1 gives MAGSPAKFLFGFLILSMVLWMIFVLCSRFFAWILSRVLGASVVFRFGGWKCLRDVVVKFNKGAIESVSAGEIKLSLRQSLVKLGVGFLSRDPKVQVLICDLEVVMRSSTSAKNVPKAKSQKPRNSGWGKWMLVANIARFLSVSVADMVVKTRKAVMEVKELKLDISKDGGTKPNLYVELHVLPILVHLCESRMTSDQSSSSSFERSTASQTTSATTDRSSAALFCDELSLSTEFGHDRAVGIFLRNVEVISGDVTLTFDEDSFPKSKQSSSTLHSDEVVTSTSADSSAKKSPKEHQLVAALAKYSSSFPEMISFKLPKLDVRCVNREHDLAAENNITGIQLRSVKSKSFEDTGESTRLDVQMELSEIHLFREAESSVVEIMKVDVVSFIYIPIQPVLPIRAEVDIKLGGTRCNLFISRLQPWLRLHFLKKKKLVLQGPTHTLGKSKAADTKAIMWTGTVSAPEMTVMLYGIDGSPMYHFCSQSSHVFANNISSTGTAVHVELGELNLHLADEYQECFKENLFGIEPNSGSLMHIAKLSLDWGRSDRASSDEVGCRSKLVLSVDVTGMGIYFSFKRVESLITNAMSFKALFKTLSVSGKKMNQTGGVQPSKGSGKGTRLVNLNLERCCVNFCDDTGLDNTLIDDPKTVNYGSQGGRVTFSSLADGRLRTASIQSTASKECKRLKYSVSLEISHFRLCLNKDKHSTQMELGRAMSIYQEYLEEHKPCSKVKLFDMHNAKLVRRSGGLNEIDVCSLFSATDISLGWEPDVHLSFYELFLRLKSLVFAQRLKEHERECISSVKDGGTGEEINLSNSVDKQKKKESMFAIDVETLTISAEVGDGVEVKLEAQSIFSENACIGVLLEGLMLAFNGSRVFKTTRMQISRVPSASSSLSDAVPVITGGPWDWVVQGLDVHICMPHKLQLRAIDDSIEDMLRALRLITVAKGKNIFPGKRETSKPKSKKSSPKFGRIRFCIRRLTADIEEEPIQGWLDEHYHLVKKEACELAVRLKFLEDFIHKTTQSSKGAETSDPSDERKMLFDGVEIDVKDPLAINKVKDEIHKRSFQSYYQACQGLAPSEGSGACREGFQAGFKPSAARTSLLSVCATDFDLSLTAVHGGDVGLMEVLKKLDPICQENDVPFSRLYGSNVDLKTGSLVVQLRNYTLPLLSGTSGKCEGRIVLAQQATCFQPQISQDVYVGRWRKVRMFRSATGTTPPMKTYSDLRIHFQQGQVSFGVGYEPAFADISYAFTVALRRANLSYRSPSVPLPVKKERSLPWWDDMRNYVHGNITLSFSESKWDILATTNPYESLDKLQIVTAPIELRQSDGRVFVNAKDFKIKLSSLESLISRHSLKVPVGTSRAAFIEAPLFNLEVTMDWECESGDSLNHYLYAFPTEGKPREKVFDPFRSTSLSLRWNFSLRPEKLHQSSSGTEQSTDTGTVYSSQDKPETPTMNLGAHDLAWILKFWGLMYYPPHKLRSFSRWPRFGVARVARSGNLSLDKVMTEFMLRVDATPSLINYMPWDSDDPARGLTFNMAKLKYELCYSRGKQNYTFECKRDVLDLVYQGLDLHVPKAFINKDVHPCIALRKSTQSALIDRIPCGKNRKRDEKHRDEGFLLSCDYFTIRRQAPKADPERLLAWQEAGRRNLEMTYVRSEFENGSESDEHIRSDPSDDDGYNVVIADNCQRVFVYGLKLLWTIANRDAVWSFVGAISKAFEPAKPSPSRQYTQRKITEESQKESCQETHQGETMKSSASPGRNIPSQPMEMAGPLSSPSHSVKIEKSYDRADLGKVENSESEEEGTRHFMVNVIEPQFNLHSEEANGRFLLAAVSGRVLARSFNSIMRVGVEVIEQALGTGSVQIPECNPEMTWTRMEISVMLKHVQAHVAPTDVDPGAGLQWLPKIRKNSPKVKRTGALLERVFMPCDMYLRYTRHKGGNPDLKVKPLKELTFNSHNITATMTSRQFQVMLDVLTNLLFARLPKPRKSSLQCPTEDEDVEEEADEVVPYGVEEVELAKINLEEKERARKLLLDDIRKLSHCSDSMADTHMEREGELWMISTRKSTLVKGLKKELLHAQKSRKVASASLRMALQKAAQLRLMEKEKNKSPSYAMCISLQFNKVVWSMIVDGKSFAEAEINDMIYDFYRDYKDIGVARFTTKSFVVRNCLPLAKSDMLLSAWNPPSEWGNFICRNFMLHVDAKQGAPKDGHYPLELFHVAIYPLRIHLTETMYRMMWEYFFPEEEQDSQRRQEVWKISTTAGSKRVKKGLVSHESSTTSHSNVEASRGSSVGLSQSNADSVQKSNTLSLRSSTGGFGQELRRTSSFDRTWEENVAQSVANELVLQAHSCTVSSSVEQQEDSSKQKIKETKPVKPGRSSHEEKKAGKSRPRKMMEFHNIKISQVELQVTYEGSRFVVNDLKLLMDTFDHVEFTGTWRRLFSRVKKHIIWGVLKSVTGMQGKKFKDKSQINRGITENDLNLSDNDHTGKPVTLFKRQSDGAGEGFVTSVKGLFNTQRRKAKAFVLRTMRGEAENDFHGEWSDSDVEFSPFARQLTITKTKKLIRRHTKKLRPRSQRGSTSQQRESLPSSSREVTAFESDCSSGSSPYEDFED, from the exons atGGCGGGTTCACCTGCTAAGTTCTTGTTCGGGTTCCTGATTCTTTCCATGGTCTTGTGGATGATCTTCGT ACTTTGTTCAAGATTCTTTGCCTGGATTCTTAGCCGAGTGCTTGGAGCATCTGTTGTCTTCCGTTTTGGCGGTTGGAAATGCCTCAGGGATGTCGTCGTCAAGTTCAATAAG GGTGCTATTGAGTCGGTGTCTGCTGGTGAAATTAAACTAAGCTTACGACAGTCCTTGGTCAAACTCGGCGTTGGTTTTCTTTCTAGAGATCCTAAAGTGCAAGTCTTGATATGTGATCTTGAAGTTGTAATGAGGTCATCGACTTCAGCAAAAAATGTACCCAAAGCCAAAAGTCAGAAACCTCGTAATTCTGGCTGGGGAAAGTGGATGCTGGTGGCTAATATTGCCAggtttctttcagtttccgtcgCTGATATGGTTGTCAAG ACCCGAAAGGCAGTAATGGAAGTCAAGGAACTGAAGTTGGATATATCGAAAGATGGTGGGACAAAGCCAAATCTATATGTAGAGCTGCATGTATTACCGATTCTGGTTCACTTATGTGAGTCACGCATGACGTCTGATCAGTCGTCTAGCTCAAGCTTTGAAAGGTCTACTGCTTCCCAAACGACCTCTGCCACAACAGACAGATCCTCTGCTGCTTTGTTTTGTGATGAGCTCTCTCTTTCTACTGAGTTTGGACATGACAG GGCTGTAGGTATTTTTTTACGAAATGTGGAAGTTATATCTGGAGATGTAACACTGACTTTTGATGAGGATTCATTTCCAAAGAGCAAACAGTCATCATCTACTCTTCATTCAGATGAAGTTGTAACGTCAACTAGTGCTGATTCATCTGCCAAGAAATCTCCTAAAGAGCATCAACTGGTGGCAGCTCTCGCAAAATATTCTTCATCTTTTCCTGAAATG ATCTCATTCAAACTACCCAAACTGGATGTGAGATGTGTCAATCGAGAACATGATCTGGCTGCTGAGAATAACATCACAGGAATTCAACTTAGGAGTGTTAAATCAAAATCTTTTGAAGACACAGGAGAGAGTACACGTCTCGATGTTCAGATGGAACTCAGTGAAATTCAT CTTTTTAGAGAAGCTGAGTCCTCTGTTGTGGAGATTATGAAAGTTGATGTGGTCTCTTTTATCTACATCCCAATTCAG ccGGTTCTGCCTATTAGAGCTGAAGTTGATATAAAGCTGGGAGGTACACGATGCAACCTATTCATCTCTAGGCTACAGCCATGGTTGCGTCTTCATttcttgaaaaagaaaaaactggTGCTACAAGGTCCCACTCACACACTCGGTAAATCAAAAGCTGCTGATACGAAAGCCATTATGTGGACAGGCACAGTTTCAGCCCCTGAGATGACTGTTATGCTATATGGTATTGATGGTTCGCCTATGTATCAT TTTTGTTCGCAGTCGTCGCATGTGTTTGCAAATAACATTTCGAGTACGGGCACAGCAGTTCATGTTGAACTTGGTGAATTGAATCTGCATCTGGCAGATGAGTACCAGGAATGCTTTAAAGAAAACCTTTTCGGAATAGAGCCGAACTCTGGTTCGTTAATGCATATAGCAAAGCTTAGCTTGGATTGGGGAAGAAGTGACAGGGCATCATCTGACGAAGTTGGTTGCAGAAGTAAATTGGTACTCTCAGTAGACGTGACTGGAATGGGTATTTACTTTTCTTTCAAGCGTGTTGAATCCCTCATAACAAATGCTATGTCCTTCAAAGCTCTCTTCAAGACATTATCTGTTTCCGGAAAAAAGATGAATCAAACGGGAGGAGTGCAACCATCCAAAGGATCTGGGAAAGGAACTAGGCTTGTGAACCTGAATCTTGAACGTTGCTGTGTGAATTTCTGTGACGATACAGGATTGGACAACACACTTATTGACGATCCTAAAACCGTCAATTATGGATCACAAGGTGGCCGAGTTACGTTTAGTTCATTGGCTGATGGCAGACTACGCACAGCGAGCATTCAGTCTACTGCTTCTAAAGAGTGTAAAAGACTGAAGTACTCGGTCTCTCTGGAAATATCACATTTTAGACTTTGTCTCAACAAGGATAAACACTCAACGCAAATGGAACTTGGAAGAGCAATGTCTATCTACCAGGAATATTTGGAGGAGCATAAACCTTGTTCAAAGGTCAAGTTGTTTGATATGCACAACGCGAAGCTTGTACGTCGATCTGGTGGTCTCAATGAAATAGATGTCTGTTCTCTTTTCAGTGCTACTGATATTTCACTGGGTTGGGAACCTGACGTCCATCTGTCTTTCTATGAACTGTTTTTGCGGTTGAAATCCCTGGTTTTTGCACAAAGGCTTAAAGAACATGAAAGGGAATGCATCTCTAGTGTGAAAGATGGTGGCACGGGTGAAGAAATAAATCTGTCCAATTCTGTTGACAAGCAGAAGAAAAAGGAATCTATGTTTGCTATCGATGTGGAAACGTTGACAATATCAGCTGAGGTAGGAGATGGGGTAGAGGTTAAATTGGAGGCACAATCAATATTTTCTGAGAATGCCTGTATAGGAGTGCTTCTTGAGGGGCTTATGCTTGCTTTTAATGGATCTCGAGTGTTTAAAACTACAAGAATGCAAATATCAAGAGTTCCTTCTGCCTCGTCGAGTTTATCTGATGCAGTCCCTGTAATAACAGGTGGTCCTTGGGACTGGGTAGTACAAGGGCTTGATGTGCATATTTGCATGCCACACAAACTGCAGTTGCGTGCCATAGATGATTCGATTGAAGACATGTTGCGAGCCTTGAGACTTATAACTGTAGCGAAAGGTAAAAACATTTTTCCAGGAAAGAGAGAAACCTCGAAGCCTAAGAGTAAGAAATCTAGTCCAAAATTTGGCCGCATAAGATTTTGCATACGCAGGCTTACCGCAGATATTGAGGAAGAACCAATTCAGGGTTGGCTTGATGAACACTATCATCTGGTTAAGAAGGAAGCTTGCGAGTTGGCTGTCAGATTGAAATTTCTTGAagattttattcacaaaactaCTCAGTCTTCTAAAGGTGCTGAAACAAGTGATCCTTCAGATGAAAGAAAGATGCTTTTTGATGGGGTTGAAATTGATGTCAAGGATCCTTTAGCTATTAACAAAGTCAAGGATGAGATTCATAAACGGTCTTTTCAATCGTATTATCAAGCATGTCAGGGTTTAGCTCCCTCAGAGGGTTCCGGTGCCTGTAGGGAAGGGTTTCAGGCAGGTTTTAAGCCAAGTGCTGCTAGAACCTCTCTTCTCTCTGTTTGTGCCACAGATTTTGATTTAAGCTTGACGGCAGTTCATGGTGGTGATGTTGGTTTGATGGAAGTCTTAAAGAAGCTTGATCCTATTTGTCAAGAAAATGACGTACCCTTTTCTCGGTTATATGGAAGCAACGTTGACTTGAAAACTGGAAGCTTGGTAGTTCAGCTAAGAAATTACACACTCCCTCTTCTCTCTGGCACTTCTGGCAAATGTGAAGGTCGTATTGTACTTGCTCAGCAG GCAACGTGTTTTCAACCACAAATTTCGCAAGACGTATATGTAGGAAGATGGAGAAAAGTGCGAATGTTCCGGTCAGCAACTGGCACAACTCCGCCGATGAAGACCTACTCAGATCTGCGCATACACTTTCAACAAGGACAAGTTTCCTTTGGAGTTGGATATGAACCGGCGTTTGCAGACATTAGCTATGCTTTCACAGTGGCTCTTCGTAGGGCTAATCTGAGTTATAGGAGTCCAAGTGTTCCACTTCCCGTTAAAAAAGAACGAAGCTTACCTTGGTGGGATGATATGAGAAACTATGTTCATGGCAATATCACTTTATCTTTTTCTGAATCAAAGTGGGATATTCTTGCTACAACAAATCCGTATGAGAGTCTTGATAAACTTCAAATAGTGACTGCTCCTATTGAACTTCGGCAGTCAGATGGTCGTGTGTTTGTCAATGCTAAAGACTTTAAGATAAAACTGAGCAGTCTGGAGAGTTTGATTAGCCGACACTCTTTAAAAGTTCCAGTCGGCACCTCTAGAGCTGCATTTATTGAAGCCCCTTTGTTTAATCTCGAAGTTACAATGGACTGGGAATGCGAGTCTGGGGATTCTTTGAATCATTACCTATATGCATTTCCAACTGAAGGAAAGCCTCGTGAAAAGGTTTTTGATCCGTTCAGATCAACATCACTCTCGCTTCGGTGGAATTTCTCCCTTAGACCGGAGAAACTTCACCAGTCTTCCTCAGGTACAGAGCAGTCAACAGACACTGGAACTGTCTATAGCTCGCAAGACAAGCCTGAGACACCCACAATGAATCTTGGAGCTCATGATTTGGCATGGATACTTAAGTTCTGGGGTTTGATGTACTATCCTCCTCACAAGTTACGTTCTTTCTCCAGATGGCCTAGGTTTGGTGTCGCCAGAGTTGCAAGATCAGGAAACTTATCTCTAGATAAGGTTATGACGGAATTTATGCTCCGTGTAGATGCCACTCCTTCCCTGATCAATTACATGCCTTGGGACTCTGATGATCCTGCCAGAGGATTGACGTTTAACATGGCAAAGCTAAAATACGAATTATGCTATAGTCGTGGGAAGCAGAACTATACATTTGAATGCAAGCGAGATGTGCTTGACCTTGTATATCAAGGTCTTGATCTTCACGTGCCTAAGGCTTTTATTAACAAAGATGTGCATCCTTGCATTGCTTTGAGGAAAAGCACTCAAAGTGCTTTGATAGACAGAATACCCTGTGGAAAGAATCGCAAGAGGGATGAGAAGCATCGCGATGAAGGTTTTCTATTGTCGTGTGATTATTTTACAATCAGAAGGCAGGCCCCAAAAGCTGATCCGGAAAGGCTATTAGCTTGGCAAGAGGCTGGAAGAAGAAATCTTGAGATGACATATGTGCGGTCTGAATTTGAAAACGGAAGCGAGAGTGATGAACACATACGATCAGACCCTAGTGATGATGATGGATACAATGTTGTCATTGCTGACAATTGTCAACGGGTCTTTGTTTATGGCCTGAAACTCCTGTGGACCATTGCGAACAGAGATGCTGTTTGGTCTTTTGTTGGTGCAATATCGAAAGCATTTGAGCCTGCCAAACCTTCTCCGTCGCGTCAGTATACACAGAGGAAGATTACTGAAGAAAGCCAAAAAGAATCTTGTCAAGAAACGCATCAAGGGGAAACGATGAAGTCTTCTGCTAGTCCTGGAAGAAATATCCCTTCACAGCCTATGGAGATGGCAGGACCTCTTTCATCACCGTCACACTCGGTGAAAATTGAGAAATCATATGACAGAGCTG ATCTAGGTAAAGTTGAGAACAGTGAATCTGAGGAAGAAGGCACTCGTCATTTCATGGTGAATGTCATCGAGCCACAGTTTAATCTTCACTCTGAAGAAGCTAAT GGACGCTTTCTGCTTGCTGCTGTTAGTGGCCGTGTTCTAGCACGATCGTTTAATTCCATCATGCGTGTTGGTGTAGAAGTGATTGAACAGGCTCTAGGCACTGGAAGTGTCCAGATTCCAGAATGTAATCCTGAAATGACATGGACACGGATGGAAATTTCTGTAATGTTAAAGCATGTGCAGGCTCATGTTGCTCCGACTGATGTTGACCCGGGTGCTGGATTGCAGTGGCTCCCAAAAATTCGTAAAAACTCGCCAAAGGTGAAACGTACTGGGGCTTTACTTGAAAGAGTCTTCATGCCTTGTGACATGTACCTTAGGTATACAAGACACAAAGGTGGAAATCCTGATTTAAAG GTGAAACCACTAAAAGAACTCACTTTCAATTCACACAATATAACCGCTACGATGACTTCTCGGCAATTCCAGGTTATGCTGGATGTTCTGACTAATCTTCTCTTTGCAAGGCTTCCAAA GCCTCGGAAAAGTAGTCTCCAATGTCCCACTGAAGATGAAGATGTTGAAGAGGAGGCTGATGAAGTAGTTCCATATGGAGTTGAAGAAGTAGAGCTTGCAAAAATTAACCTTGAAGAAAAAGAGCGAGCACGAAAGTTGCTTCTTGATGATATTAGAAAATTGTCTCATTGTTCCGACAGTATGGCTGACACACATATGGAAAGGGAAGGTGAATTGTGGATGATTAGTACCAGAAAATCCACACTG gtGAAAGGATTAAAGAAAGAGCTCTTACATGCACAGAAGTCTAGAAAGGTGGCTTCTGCATCTCTAAGAATGGCGCTACAGAAGGCTGCACAGCTGCGACTGATGgagaaagaaaagaacaaaagtCCATCATATGCTATGTGTATTTCCTTGCAATTCAATAAGGTTGTTTGGAGCATGATTGTAGACGGTAAATCCTTTGCTGAAGCAGAGATAAATGACATG ATTTATGACTTTTATCGGGATTACAAAGACATTGGCGTTGCTCGATTCACCACCAAGTCCTTTGTTGTGAGGAACTGTTTGCCTCTTGCAAAGTCGGATATGCTTTTATCAGCGTGGAATCCTCCAAGCGAGTGGGGAAA TTTTATTTGCAGGAATTTTATGCTACATGTTGATGCAAAGCAAGGAGCACCAAAAGATGGACACTATCCTCTTGAGCTTTTCCAT GTTGCGATTTACCCCCTGAGGATTCATTTAACAGAAACAATGTACAGAATGATGTGGGAGTATTTCTTCCCAGAGGAAGAGCAAGATTCCCAAAGGCGACAG GAAGTTTGGAAAATTTCGACAACAGCTGGTTCGAAACGTGTGAAGAAAGGGTTAGTAAGTCATGAATCTTCTACAACTAGTCACTCCAATGTTGAAGCATCTCGGGGGAGTTCTGTAGGGCTGTCACAAAGCAATGCTGACTCTGTTCAA AAATCAAATACTCTCAGCCTCAGGTCTAGCACGGGTGGTTTTGGTCAGGAGTTGAGAAGAACATCTTCTTTTGATAGGACCTGGGAAGAAAATGTAGCACAATCCGTAGCCAATGAACTCGTTCTACAAGCTCACTCTTGCACCGTGTCATCTTCCGTTGAACAACAGGAGGATTCCTCTAAACAGAAGATCAAAGAGACAAAACCTGTCAAGCCTGGCCGCTCTTCTCATGAAGAAAAGAAAGCTGGAAAATCTAGGCCTAGAAAGATGATGGAGTTTCACAACATCAAAATAAGCCAG GTGGAGCTTCAAGTGACCTATGAGGGCTCAAGATTTGTTGTAAATGACCTCAAGTTGCTGATGGATACATTTGACCATGTTGAGTTCACTGGGACTTGGAGAAGACTGTTTTCTCGTGTTAAAAAACACATCATCTGGGGAGTACTGAAGTCTGTTACAGGAATGCAG gggAAGAAATTCAAAGACAAATCACAGATTAACCGTGGGATTACTGAGAATGACCTTAATCTAAGTGACAATGATCACACGGGGAAACCAGTGACGTTGTTTAAGCGTCAAAGTGATGGAGCAGGGGAGGGATTTGTTACTTCTGTTAAAGGACTATTCAACACGCAAAGGCGCAAAGCCAAAGCATTTGTGTTGAGAACTATGAGAGGTGAAGCAGAGAATGATTTCCACGGGGAGTGGAGTGACAGTGATGTAGAATTCTCTCCTTTTGCTCGGCAATTAACTATAACGAAAACTAAGAAGCTCATCAGACGTCACACTAAGAAACTACGTCCAAGATCTCAAAGAG GTTCGACTTCTCAGCAAAGAGAATCACTTCCATCATCATCAAGAGAGGTTACTGCATTTGAAAGTGATTGTTCAAGTGGATCTTCACCGTACGAAGATTTTGAAGATTAA